The proteins below are encoded in one region of Aeromonas veronii:
- a CDS encoding AzlD domain-containing protein, producing the protein MAWLMIGLLTLITFFNRFAFFSRLTRYQPGAEMGAFLSFSAQSVLTAIWLPIVFSYEPGKGLDWDPDYLAATLLVTVLTLLRLPTLVVVVVGMGGFFLLRWQGGLLTLLPWLG; encoded by the coding sequence ATGGCCTGGCTGATGATAGGGCTGCTGACCCTGATCACCTTCTTCAACCGCTTCGCCTTCTTCTCCCGGCTGACCCGCTATCAGCCCGGTGCGGAGATGGGGGCTTTTCTGAGCTTCTCGGCCCAGTCGGTGCTGACCGCCATCTGGCTGCCCATCGTCTTCAGCTATGAGCCGGGCAAGGGGCTGGACTGGGATCCCGATTACCTCGCCGCCACCCTGCTGGTGACGGTGCTGACCCTGCTGCGGCTGCCGACCCTGGTAGTGGTGGTGGTCGGCATGGGGGGCTTCTTCCTGCTGCGCTGGCAAGGGGGCTTGCTGACCCTGCTGCCCTGGCTGGGTTGA
- a CDS encoding AzlC family ABC transporter permease, with amino-acid sequence MISQARPQPSGAESTGALWWRASLDILPLSVSVIPWGILCGALALQVGLSPIQAQLMSLLVYAGAAQLSATTLFGAGTPLLPIVGSTFVITSQHLLYGFTFRRDVLSLPLRWRASLAFFLTDEMFAVALKDRERSGAFNHAYALIAGFVFYLFWNVATLLGIAAGQYIEGLDHMGLDFAIAATFIAMTIPAMKNLPMVAATLVSGVTALVTKPLLAEIHIIVSALAGMVMGYVLHRMRR; translated from the coding sequence ATGATCTCGCAAGCTCGCCCCCAGCCGTCCGGGGCCGAGAGCACGGGTGCGCTCTGGTGGCGCGCCTCCCTCGATATTCTCCCGTTGTCCGTTTCGGTCATTCCCTGGGGTATTCTGTGTGGCGCCCTGGCGCTGCAGGTGGGGCTGAGCCCCATCCAGGCCCAGCTGATGTCCCTGCTGGTCTACGCCGGGGCGGCCCAGCTTTCGGCCACCACGCTGTTTGGCGCCGGCACGCCGCTCTTGCCCATCGTGGGTTCCACCTTCGTCATCACCTCCCAGCACCTGCTGTATGGCTTCACCTTCCGCCGTGATGTGCTCTCGCTCCCCTTGCGTTGGCGTGCCAGCCTGGCCTTCTTTCTGACCGACGAGATGTTCGCGGTGGCGCTCAAGGACAGGGAGCGCAGCGGTGCCTTCAACCACGCCTATGCGCTGATCGCGGGCTTCGTGTTCTATCTGTTCTGGAATGTGGCGACCCTGCTCGGCATCGCCGCCGGTCAATACATCGAAGGGCTGGATCACATGGGGCTGGACTTTGCCATCGCGGCGACCTTCATCGCCATGACGATCCCGGCCATGAAGAACCTGCCCATGGTGGCGGCGACTCTGGTGAGCGGCGTGACGGCCCTCGTCACCAAGCCGCTGCTGGCGGAGATCCACATCATCGTCTCGGCCCTGGCCGGCATGGTGATGGGCTATGTGTTGCACCGGATGAGGAGGTAG
- a CDS encoding L,D-transpeptidase family protein: MRAVLLCLLGLWPALSFASLSADMVVVKKSSYSLTLMKDGKEVKRYWIALGPAPIGHKQKEGDQRTPEGRYILDYKKTNSGFYKAIHINYPNLDDIKAANEKGVNPGGMIMIHGQRNDIGNRRLQPSNWTNGCIAMLNHDLDEVWGAIEPGTPIVIQP, translated from the coding sequence ATGAGAGCCGTATTGCTGTGTTTGCTGGGGCTGTGGCCCGCATTGAGTTTTGCCAGCCTGTCTGCGGACATGGTGGTGGTCAAGAAGTCGAGCTATAGCCTGACCCTGATGAAGGATGGCAAAGAGGTCAAACGCTACTGGATCGCCCTGGGCCCGGCGCCCATCGGTCACAAGCAGAAGGAAGGGGATCAGCGTACGCCGGAAGGGCGCTACATCCTCGACTACAAGAAGACCAACTCCGGCTTCTACAAGGCCATCCACATCAACTACCCGAATCTGGACGACATCAAGGCGGCCAACGAGAAAGGGGTCAATCCGGGTGGCATGATCATGATCCATGGTCAGCGCAACGACATCGGCAACCGCCGCCTGCAGCCGTCCAACTGGACCAACGGCTGCATCGCCATGCTGAACCACGATCTGGACGAGGTGTGGGGCGCCATCGAGCCCGGCACCCCCATCGTCATCCAGCCCTGA
- a CDS encoding glycoside hydrolase, with the protein MPPLSFVGTGLLGLLLAVPLSAAPLLLQGEHLSYRIDPDTLAISVGDVPVSAGQVARQVSHLQQDEQGIRWRWPAQETQVEVELDGQDLLLTLTSDGPRQLAWYSLPKNQTHLSMAFGEGSRFSVRDSDWLGYIGDELSEIDTHYDLKLPMWSQDAGKQTYSWILQSPYDNHLAFSRKGGRLQLTANHEFNHFNRAPLVVRLSVGDDWLAGARRYREWLQAEGAWQSLADKFGHIPAGRRLIGASHLYLWGDALLDRQDVKDWAGLQAKILSKPEWLKAFGSEEQAALATPAPQIWQQTQIMEGLNRLIARQLPLPAQQGPLLQGKVLTLRQQWAKSQFGDQLVPQARWGQGLSLPVIEALQQAGLRKLWLGTPQWTAALQQDQAIAAAKRLGYLVGSYDSYDTAIPPGSNDSWLTAQLPTELGKRCAIIEADGKPRPGFGGEGVYLNPGCTLSFAKERMGELAKASAINSLFLDVDGTAMASSDYSPAHQQGSAAMIAARNARMSWVGDRLGLVLGSEDGNALTSQPLMFAHGIQSWGFGWEDAAMRKQAKSPYYLGQWWPDEAPQVFFQPARLKPRYLKTVFNPADRLPLYQAVFHDSVINSHHWLLDNLKFPAIREERALLGLLYNTPPLVNLSRSTLKSRLPELVKLDAQFAPLHEALWDKALVGFRWRDGVGRVQETRFSDGSRLVANFGKGSILIDGHKLPGHQLLVALKDQPVRLLKI; encoded by the coding sequence ATGCCCCCTCTTTCCTTCGTCGGCACCGGCCTGCTCGGCCTCTTGCTGGCCGTCCCCCTGAGTGCGGCTCCCCTACTGCTGCAAGGGGAACATCTGAGCTATCGCATCGATCCGGACACCCTCGCCATCTCGGTGGGCGACGTGCCGGTCAGCGCGGGACAGGTGGCTCGCCAGGTCAGCCATCTGCAGCAGGACGAGCAAGGCATACGCTGGCGCTGGCCCGCCCAGGAGACCCAGGTCGAGGTGGAACTGGACGGCCAGGATCTGCTGCTCACCCTCACCAGTGACGGTCCCCGCCAGCTCGCTTGGTACAGCCTGCCGAAGAACCAGACCCACCTATCCATGGCCTTTGGTGAGGGCAGCCGCTTTTCGGTGCGTGACAGCGACTGGCTCGGCTATATCGGCGACGAGCTGAGCGAGATCGACACCCATTATGACCTCAAGCTGCCGATGTGGAGCCAGGATGCGGGCAAGCAGACCTACAGCTGGATCCTGCAGAGCCCCTATGACAATCACCTCGCCTTCAGCCGCAAGGGGGGCAGGTTGCAACTCACCGCCAACCACGAGTTCAACCACTTCAACCGGGCTCCCCTGGTGGTGCGCCTGAGCGTCGGGGACGACTGGCTGGCGGGGGCGAGGCGCTATAGGGAATGGCTGCAGGCCGAGGGAGCCTGGCAATCCCTCGCCGACAAGTTCGGCCACATCCCGGCCGGGCGGCGCCTCATCGGTGCCAGCCATCTCTATCTGTGGGGGGATGCCCTGCTGGACAGGCAGGATGTGAAAGACTGGGCCGGCCTGCAGGCCAAGATCCTGAGCAAGCCGGAGTGGCTCAAGGCCTTTGGCAGTGAGGAGCAAGCCGCACTGGCTACGCCTGCCCCCCAGATCTGGCAACAGACCCAGATCATGGAAGGGCTCAACCGGCTGATCGCCCGCCAGTTGCCGCTCCCCGCCCAGCAAGGCCCTCTGCTGCAAGGCAAGGTGCTGACCTTGCGTCAGCAGTGGGCCAAGAGCCAGTTTGGCGATCAGCTGGTGCCCCAGGCACGCTGGGGCCAGGGGCTCTCCCTGCCGGTCATAGAGGCGCTGCAACAGGCGGGGCTGCGCAAGCTCTGGCTGGGTACCCCCCAATGGACCGCCGCCCTGCAGCAGGATCAGGCCATCGCCGCCGCCAAGCGACTGGGTTATCTGGTGGGCAGCTATGACTCCTATGACACCGCCATTCCCCCGGGTAGCAATGACAGCTGGCTCACCGCCCAACTGCCCACCGAACTCGGCAAGCGCTGCGCCATCATAGAGGCAGACGGCAAGCCCAGACCCGGCTTTGGCGGCGAAGGGGTCTATCTCAACCCCGGCTGCACCCTGTCATTTGCCAAGGAGCGCATGGGGGAGCTGGCCAAGGCCAGCGCCATCAACAGCCTGTTCCTCGACGTGGATGGCACCGCCATGGCCTCCAGCGACTACAGCCCGGCCCACCAGCAGGGCAGCGCAGCCATGATTGCCGCCCGCAACGCCCGCATGAGCTGGGTGGGGGATCGCCTCGGACTGGTGCTGGGCTCGGAGGATGGCAATGCCCTCACCAGCCAGCCGCTGATGTTTGCCCACGGCATCCAGAGCTGGGGATTTGGCTGGGAAGACGCCGCCATGCGCAAGCAGGCCAAGTCCCCCTACTACCTCGGCCAGTGGTGGCCGGACGAGGCGCCCCAGGTCTTCTTCCAGCCCGCCCGCCTCAAGCCCCGCTACCTCAAGACGGTGTTCAACCCGGCAGATAGGCTGCCCCTCTATCAGGCGGTCTTCCACGACTCGGTGATCAACAGCCACCACTGGCTGCTGGACAATCTCAAGTTCCCCGCCATCCGGGAGGAGCGGGCCCTGCTCGGCTTGCTCTACAACACCCCGCCTCTGGTCAACCTGAGCCGCAGCACCCTCAAGAGCCGTCTGCCGGAACTGGTCAAGCTGGATGCCCAGTTCGCCCCCCTGCACGAGGCGCTGTGGGACAAGGCATTGGTGGGCTTTCGCTGGCGTGACGGCGTGGGGCGGGTGCAGGAGACCCGCTTCTCCGACGGCAGCCGGCTGGTGGCGAACTTCGGCAAGGGCAGCATCCTGATCGATGGCCACAAGCTGCCGGGGCACCAGTTGCTGGTGGCCCTCAAGGACCAGCCCGTCCGTCTGTTGAAGATCTAG
- the pgaC gene encoding poly-beta-1,6-N-acetyl-D-glucosamine synthase: MTTFLDGLAVFTLAYPSLMAMVWMCGGLYYYFQWERRDLALARRGLTLPRYPRVTLMVPCYNEGANVEETIGHLLRQRYPDFEVLAINDGSRDDTGAHLDRLALKDERLRVLHQPNQGKAMALNHALGEASGEILVGIDGDAVLDHDAVIWMVKHFLESPRVGAVTGNPRVRTRSTIIGKIQTGEFSSIIGLIKRAQRIYGTVFTVSGVVVAFRKAAVEAVGGWSTDMVTEDIDISWKLQLAGWLIHYQPQALCWVLMPETVRGLYKQRLRWAQGGAEVMLRYGSRVLRWQNRRFWPLLLEYAASVAWCYGMLLLALSWLLHPDLAALAEGHFFAWSGVLMTGICLLQFGISIFIDSHYDRTMLRSFIWCAWYPLVYWLLNLVTVVVAVPKALVRRRGQLAVWESPDRGESFRE, from the coding sequence ATGACGACCTTTCTTGACGGACTGGCAGTCTTCACCCTGGCCTACCCCAGCCTGATGGCCATGGTGTGGATGTGCGGTGGTCTCTATTACTACTTCCAGTGGGAGCGGCGGGATCTGGCGCTGGCGAGGCGAGGGCTGACTCTGCCCCGTTATCCCAGGGTGACTCTGATGGTGCCTTGCTACAACGAGGGGGCCAATGTGGAAGAGACCATAGGCCACCTGCTGCGCCAGCGTTATCCCGACTTCGAGGTGCTGGCCATCAACGATGGCAGCCGGGACGACACCGGGGCTCATCTCGATCGACTGGCACTGAAGGATGAGCGGCTGCGGGTGCTGCACCAGCCCAATCAGGGCAAGGCGATGGCCCTCAACCATGCCCTGGGGGAGGCCAGTGGCGAGATCCTGGTGGGCATAGATGGTGATGCGGTTCTCGATCACGACGCCGTCATCTGGATGGTGAAGCACTTTCTGGAGAGCCCCAGAGTGGGGGCCGTGACCGGCAACCCCAGGGTGCGCACCCGTTCCACCATCATCGGCAAGATCCAGACCGGGGAGTTCAGCTCCATCATCGGGCTCATCAAGCGGGCTCAGCGCATCTATGGCACCGTCTTCACCGTCTCCGGGGTGGTGGTGGCGTTTCGCAAAGCAGCGGTGGAGGCGGTCGGCGGCTGGAGCACCGACATGGTGACCGAGGACATCGACATCAGCTGGAAGCTGCAACTGGCGGGCTGGCTCATCCACTATCAACCCCAGGCCCTGTGCTGGGTGCTGATGCCGGAGACGGTACGCGGTCTCTACAAGCAGCGGCTGCGTTGGGCCCAGGGGGGGGCCGAGGTGATGTTGCGCTACGGCTCCCGGGTGCTGCGCTGGCAGAACCGGCGTTTCTGGCCGCTGCTGCTCGAGTATGCCGCCAGTGTGGCCTGGTGTTACGGCATGCTGCTTTTGGCCCTGAGCTGGCTGCTGCACCCGGATCTTGCCGCCCTGGCCGAGGGACATTTTTTCGCCTGGTCCGGGGTGCTGATGACCGGCATCTGCCTGCTGCAATTTGGCATCAGCATCTTCATCGACAGCCATTACGACCGCACCATGCTGCGCAGTTTCATCTGGTGCGCTTGGTATCCATTGGTCTACTGGCTGCTCAACCTGGTGACCGTGGTTGTCGCCGTGCCCAAGGCCCTGGTGCGCCGCCGCGGCCAGCTGGCGGTATGGGAGAGCCCGGACAGAGGAGAGTCCTTCCGTGAGTAA
- the pgaB gene encoding poly-beta-1,6-N-acetyl-D-glucosamine N-deacetylase PgaB: MIRRLLTPFCLLISLLLPWATQAAREGEDYVVLCYHDIIDLKLTPDRKLYPQTMRRDTLIRHFNWIRQQGYQPVSFQQILDAKAGKAPLPPKAILLSFDDGYESFYRLVYPLLKLYQYPAVFALVGSWLDVPRDQMVPYGDDKLPRDYFVGWPQIQEMQDSGLVEIASHTFASHFGLLANPQGNVQPAVTTAGWSPQGYESQAQYRARLKADFEASSQQIRQHLGQSPRIMVWPYGAFNETALEVANDAGMPYTFTLDDGVNRLAESGSQVRRYLLEEETSLQNLDEIMGGNTWSQPLQRLVHVDLDYVYDKDPVQQGKNLDKLLDRIKNYGITTVYLQAYADENGDGVAEALYFPNRHMPMKADLFNRVAWQLRTRAGVKVYAWMPVLAYDLGPGHPYVTDSRTGKPAPDQYLRLAPWDPANRRLIADIYEDLGFYTKFDGLLFHDDAFLGDYEGEGLLSRSPAALKAQGEQKTRQLIDFTLELKAAAARYRQGGLDGLKTARNIYAALITEPESQQWFAQSMADFAGAYDYTAVMAMPYMEQAEDPDAWLARLAKDALVTVPADKLVFELQSRNWRTDKPVPDAELARWMRIIREQGVTSFGYYPDDFHNNQPDPAELKPVFSAASQPGSTTGAVSGQATASGSQVGSLQP; this comes from the coding sequence GTGATACGCCGACTGCTCACCCCATTCTGTTTGCTCATCTCCCTGCTGCTGCCCTGGGCAACCCAGGCCGCCCGCGAGGGGGAGGACTATGTGGTGCTCTGCTACCACGACATCATCGACCTCAAGCTGACCCCGGATCGCAAGTTGTATCCCCAGACCATGCGCCGGGACACCTTGATCCGCCATTTCAACTGGATCCGGCAGCAGGGTTATCAGCCGGTCAGCTTCCAGCAGATCCTGGATGCCAAGGCGGGCAAGGCTCCCCTGCCTCCCAAGGCCATACTGCTCAGCTTCGACGACGGCTACGAGAGCTTCTATCGCCTGGTCTATCCCCTGCTCAAGCTCTATCAGTACCCGGCGGTGTTCGCCCTGGTGGGCAGCTGGCTGGATGTCCCCCGGGATCAGATGGTGCCCTATGGCGACGACAAGCTGCCACGGGACTACTTCGTCGGCTGGCCGCAGATCCAGGAGATGCAGGACTCCGGCCTGGTGGAGATAGCCTCCCACACCTTCGCCTCCCACTTCGGCCTGCTGGCGAACCCCCAGGGCAATGTGCAACCCGCGGTGACCACGGCGGGCTGGAGCCCCCAGGGTTACGAGAGCCAGGCGCAATACAGGGCGCGGCTCAAGGCGGATTTCGAGGCGTCGAGCCAGCAGATCCGCCAGCACCTGGGGCAGAGTCCGCGCATCATGGTCTGGCCCTATGGCGCCTTCAACGAGACCGCACTGGAGGTTGCCAACGACGCGGGCATGCCCTACACCTTCACCCTGGATGACGGGGTCAACCGGTTGGCGGAGTCCGGCAGCCAGGTGCGCCGCTACCTGCTGGAGGAAGAGACCAGCCTGCAGAATCTGGACGAGATCATGGGGGGCAACACCTGGTCCCAGCCGCTGCAGCGGCTGGTGCACGTGGATCTCGACTATGTCTACGACAAGGATCCGGTTCAGCAGGGCAAGAACCTCGACAAGTTGCTGGATCGCATCAAGAACTACGGCATCACCACCGTCTATCTGCAGGCCTATGCCGATGAGAACGGCGACGGGGTGGCGGAGGCGCTCTACTTCCCGAATCGCCACATGCCGATGAAGGCGGACTTGTTCAACCGGGTTGCCTGGCAGCTGCGTACCCGGGCCGGGGTCAAGGTCTACGCCTGGATGCCGGTGCTGGCCTATGATCTCGGCCCGGGTCACCCTTATGTCACCGACAGCCGCACCGGCAAGCCGGCCCCGGATCAGTATCTGCGCCTGGCGCCTTGGGATCCGGCCAATCGCCGGTTGATTGCGGACATCTACGAGGATCTCGGTTTTTACACCAAGTTCGACGGCCTGCTGTTCCACGACGATGCCTTCCTCGGGGATTACGAAGGGGAGGGGTTGCTGTCTCGCAGCCCGGCGGCGCTCAAGGCGCAAGGGGAGCAGAAGACCCGCCAGCTCATCGACTTCACCCTTGAACTGAAAGCGGCCGCCGCCCGCTACCGGCAGGGAGGGCTGGATGGACTCAAGACGGCGCGCAACATCTATGCCGCCCTCATCACCGAGCCCGAGTCCCAGCAGTGGTTTGCCCAGAGCATGGCAGACTTTGCCGGAGCCTATGACTACACCGCCGTGATGGCCATGCCCTACATGGAACAAGCCGAGGATCCGGATGCCTGGCTCGCCAGGTTGGCGAAGGATGCATTGGTGACCGTGCCCGCCGACAAGCTGGTGTTCGAGCTGCAAAGCCGCAACTGGCGCACCGATAAGCCCGTCCCCGACGCGGAGCTGGCGCGCTGGATGCGGATCATCCGCGAGCAAGGGGTGACCAGCTTTGGCTACTACCCGGACGATTTTCACAACAACCAGCCGGATCCTGCCGAGTTGAAACCCGTTTTTTCGGCGGCGAGCCAGCCAGGTTCCACGACCGGAGCCGTATCAGGGCAGGCGACTGCCTCCGGTAGTCAGGTCGGGAGTCTGCAGCCATGA
- the pgaA gene encoding poly-beta-1,6 N-acetyl-D-glucosamine export porin PgaA — MFYLLALLPGLSRAGALDQEREAWVIQARQGQLERAAAGLDALYRRSQDGKVLDDLIAVQLWRKDPAAALASCEPCEFKPISDVSLEALARAARDERRYPLAISYYRILQGRAPDNRNAWLGLYLSASDQGNLTLARQAASDYESRFGRDEAILDARIYGARRQDDAMGEMLARQQWLERDPDNPEQLLALYRVAVSLGAGPAASDLMRQHPALFNQIDRLWLDHYEAVSLLRSIAQTEDPALTTHALQRALALQERILDKAPSDHPLHVSNERDRIVTLVALGRFALAERGSAALLAKEAQPDYVLMARADALAGLGRSREASLIYDELAQRMPADKELREKRFYAYADQERYEAASGVLTQWQEPLTRWDFTGNTRMDNDDYERLLQLQNLLLAWRGQADEAERQLLGWLDSAPANPWLWMQLGDLRRWRGQPDRADEAYAQAARWLAPASQVQLEPGRLNARLDRGQWQQTPARIRALGDGNRDRKALGQRLKQEQAPTLMTEFNHGSSEGGSVLASRDWRYDARLYSARSDAGHRLFVRRQGGFGEFDNEPERAAYSGLGMELAFYPLQWTLEAGTGSELNHRGYLWNRLDWRLGDQWSLAGAVNLNSADTPLRALARGDYADQYQLALNWRQDESREAGAQLELMDLGDGNLRKSVSGFVRQDLWRRDRWWLDGTLRAASSRNDDVEVDYFNPLEDRNLELELGARYRLPLDANRSLTQGLFLSSNSYWQQGYGGSQGWQLSYRHDWVISSALSLGYGLGRSKATYDGDAEYGDFVFANLQWSFL, encoded by the coding sequence AGCCCTGCGAGTTCAAACCCATCTCCGATGTCTCCCTCGAAGCTCTCGCCAGAGCGGCGCGGGACGAGCGTCGTTATCCCCTCGCCATCAGCTACTACCGCATCTTGCAGGGGCGGGCGCCGGATAACCGCAATGCCTGGCTCGGTCTCTACCTGAGCGCCAGCGATCAGGGCAACCTGACCCTGGCCCGGCAGGCCGCCAGCGATTATGAGTCCCGATTCGGCCGGGATGAGGCCATTCTGGATGCCCGTATCTATGGGGCGCGCAGACAGGATGATGCCATGGGGGAGATGCTGGCCCGTCAGCAGTGGCTGGAGCGGGACCCCGACAACCCCGAGCAGCTGCTGGCGCTCTATCGGGTCGCGGTGAGCCTGGGAGCGGGCCCGGCGGCGTCGGATCTGATGCGCCAGCACCCTGCGCTGTTCAATCAGATCGACCGGCTCTGGCTGGATCACTATGAGGCGGTCAGCCTGCTGCGCAGTATCGCCCAGACCGAGGATCCCGCGCTCACCACCCACGCATTGCAGCGGGCGCTGGCGTTGCAGGAGCGGATCCTCGACAAGGCGCCGAGCGATCACCCCCTTCATGTGAGCAACGAACGGGATCGCATCGTGACTCTGGTGGCCCTCGGGCGCTTCGCACTCGCCGAGCGGGGCTCCGCCGCCCTGCTGGCCAAAGAGGCCCAGCCCGATTATGTGCTGATGGCTCGCGCCGATGCCCTGGCGGGCCTTGGGCGCAGCCGTGAGGCCAGCCTCATCTACGACGAGCTGGCACAGCGGATGCCGGCGGACAAGGAGCTGCGGGAGAAGCGCTTCTATGCCTACGCGGATCAGGAACGTTATGAGGCGGCCAGCGGGGTGCTGACCCAGTGGCAGGAACCCCTGACCCGCTGGGACTTCACCGGCAACACCCGCATGGACAACGACGATTACGAACGGCTGCTGCAGTTGCAAAACCTCCTGCTGGCCTGGCGCGGCCAGGCCGATGAGGCCGAGCGCCAACTGCTTGGCTGGCTTGACAGTGCGCCAGCCAACCCCTGGCTCTGGATGCAGCTCGGGGATCTGCGCCGCTGGCGTGGTCAGCCGGATCGGGCCGATGAGGCCTATGCCCAGGCGGCTCGCTGGCTGGCTCCCGCCAGTCAGGTGCAACTCGAACCGGGGCGGCTCAATGCCCGCCTCGATCGGGGTCAGTGGCAACAGACCCCGGCCCGCATCCGCGCCCTGGGGGATGGCAACCGGGATCGCAAGGCGCTGGGTCAGCGTCTCAAGCAGGAACAGGCGCCCACCCTGATGACCGAGTTCAACCACGGCAGCAGCGAGGGGGGATCCGTGCTGGCGAGCCGAGACTGGCGCTACGACGCCCGTCTCTACAGCGCCCGCAGCGACGCGGGCCATCGTTTGTTCGTGCGCCGTCAGGGGGGCTTTGGCGAGTTCGACAATGAACCCGAGCGCGCCGCCTACAGCGGCCTTGGCATGGAGCTCGCGTTCTACCCGTTACAATGGACGCTGGAGGCAGGGACGGGTTCTGAGCTGAACCACAGGGGCTATCTGTGGAACCGACTGGACTGGCGGCTCGGGGATCAGTGGTCCCTCGCGGGAGCCGTCAACCTCAACAGTGCCGACACCCCCCTGCGGGCACTCGCCCGGGGCGACTACGCCGATCAATATCAGCTCGCGCTGAACTGGCGCCAGGACGAGAGCCGGGAGGCGGGGGCTCAACTCGAGCTGATGGATCTTGGCGACGGCAACCTGCGCAAGAGCGTCTCCGGCTTCGTGCGCCAGGACCTGTGGCGCCGCGACCGCTGGTGGCTCGATGGCACCTTGCGCGCCGCCAGCTCCCGCAACGATGACGTCGAGGTGGATTACTTCAACCCTCTCGAGGATCGCAACCTGGAACTGGAGCTGGGCGCCCGCTATCGCCTGCCGCTGGACGCCAACCGTAGCCTGACCCAGGGTCTCTTTCTGTCCAGCAACAGCTACTGGCAACAGGGTTATGGCGGCAGTCAGGGCTGGCAGCTCAGCTACCGCCATGACTGGGTTATCTCATCAGCCCTGAGCCTGGGTTACGGCCTTGGCCGTAGCAAGGCCACCTATGACGGCGATGCCGAGTACGGCGATTTCGTCTTTGCCAATCTGCAATGGAGCTTCCTGTGA